From Brassica oleracea var. oleracea cultivar TO1000 chromosome C3, BOL, whole genome shotgun sequence, a single genomic window includes:
- the LOC106331910 gene encoding probable 18S rRNA (guanine-N(7))-methyltransferase, whose translation MSSRPEFLAPPEIFYDDSEARKYTSSSRIVEIQARLSERALELLALPEDDVPRFLLDIGCGSGLSGETISENGHQWIGLDISASMLNVAVEREVEGDLLLGDMGQGLGFRAGVIDGAISISAVQWLCNADKSSHEPRLRLKAFFGSLYRCLSRGARAVFQVYPESIAQRELILRQALQAGFGGGLVVDYPHSTKKRKEFLVLTCGSVPTSINDGHKEGDSDDDDDDSEEEENGMVCVSDRSRPRKKQRTNKKGKGREWVLRKKEQSRRKGNDVPADSKYTARKRKSRF comes from the exons ATGTCGAGTCGACCTGAGTTTCTAGCGCCGCCGGAGATATTCTATGACGACTCCGAGGCCCGCAAATATACTTCTTCCTCACGTATCGTCGAAATTCAG GCGAGGTTGTCTGAGAGAGCTTTGGAGCTTCTTGCTTTGCCTGAAGATGATGTTCCTAGATTCTTGCTCGATATTG GTTGTGGATCTGGCCTGAGCGGGGAAACAATCTCTGAGAATGGGCACCAGTGGATTGGTCTTGACATCTCAGCCTCAATGCTTA ACGTTGCTGTTGAACGAGAAGTTGAGGGTGATCTTTTACTTGGTGACATGGGCCAG GGCTTAGGTTTCCGTGCAGGAGTCATAGACGGAGCCATCAGTATATCGGCTGTTCAG TGGTTATGCAATGCGGACAAGTCATCGCATGAACCTCGTTTGAGGCTAAA GGCTTTCTTTGGGTCACTATACCGATGCTTATCAAGAGGAGCAAGGGCAGTTTTCCAAGTGTACCCTGAGAGTATCGCTCAGCGTGAGTTGATCCTTCGCCAGGCCTTACAAGCTGGATTTGGTGGTGGACTCGTTGTTGACTACCCTCACAG TACTAAGAAGAGAAAAGAGTTCCTGGTCCTCACATGTGGTTCTGTTCCAACTAGTATTAACGATGGGCATAAAGAGGGTGACTCGGATGATGACGATGATGATAGCGAAGAAGAAGAGAATGGAATG GTATGTGTGTCGGATAGGAGTAGGCCAAGGAAGAAGCAGAGAACGAACAAGAAAGGGAAAGGAAGGGAATGGGTTTTGAGGAAGAAGGAACAAAGTAGAAGGAAAGGAAACGATGTTCCTGCTGATTCCAAGTACACCGCAAGGAAACGCAAGTCGCGTTTCTGA
- the LOC106333271 gene encoding cytochrome P450 71B10 — protein MAVIWLLSLLFLISILITAVKRTKQRGGRQPPSPPGLPFIGNLHQLGALPHQSLWELSKKYGPVMLVNLGRVPTVIVSSPETAKQVLRDHDLNCCSRPSVEGARKLSYNFRDIAFSRYDDYWKELRKLCVQELFSTKQVNLIQPIKKMEMKKLIHSITESAYKKTPVNLSETFLSLNVNVVCKASFGVSFQGTVLNNEKFQGLVHEAIEMLGSFSASDFFPYIGWIFDWFTGLHARRERSVRDLDAFYEQMIDLHLQKNREERSEDDFVDLLLKLEKEEAVLGYGKLTRNHIKAILMNILLGGINTSAITMTWAMAELARNPRVMKKVQSEIREQIGKSKEARVISLDETDKLKYLKMVIKETWRLHPVSPLLVAREVISEFKINGYTIQPKTRLHVNTWGTGRDPQIWKDPEEFIPERFMDRDIEANGQHFELLPFGGGRRICPAMYMGATTVEFGLANLLYQFDWKIPEGVEDIDMDEASGLTSHKKHDLLLVPVKSLDL, from the exons ATGGCAGTGATTTGGCTTCTATCGCTTCTCTTCCTCATCTCTATCCTTATCACCGCCGTGAAGCGCACTAAGCAGCGCGGCGGTCGGCAACCACCATCTCCTCCTGGTTTACCGTTCATCGGGAACTTGCACCAGCTGGGAGCATTACCACATCAGTCTCTGTGGGAACTCTCAAAGAAGTATGGTCCTGTAATGTTAGTGAATCTTGGAAGAGTTCCAACCGTTATTGTCTCTTCCCCTGAAACCGCAAAACAAGTTCTTAGAGATCATGACCTAAATTGTTGTAGCCGTCCAAGCGTGGAAG GCGCAAGAAAGCTTTCTTATAACTTTAGAGACATTGCTTTCTCTAGATATGATGATTACTGGAAAGAGTTAAGGAAGCTGTGTGTTCAGGAACTCTTTAGTACTAAGCAAGTGAACTTGATTCAACCCATCAAGAAGATGGAGATGAAGAAGCTGATTCACTCAATCACTGAATCTGCTTATAAGAAAACTCCGGTTAACTTGAGCGAGACGTTTCTTTCCCTAAATGTTAACGTGGTTTGCAAGGCATCATTTGGTGTGAGTTTTCAAGGGACTGTGCTCAACAATGAAAAGTTCCAAGGTTTAGTCCATGAGGCTATTGAGATGCTGGGGAGCTTCTCTGCTTCAGATTTTTTCCCCTATATAGGGTGGATCTTTGATTGGTTCACAGGTTTACATGCTAGGAGAGAGAGAAGTGTGAGAGATCTTGATGCTTTCTATGAACAGATGATTGATTTACATCTACAGAAAAATAGAGAAGAAAGAAGTGAAGATGACTTTGTGGACTTGCTTCTGAAGCTGGAGAAGGAAGAAGCTGTCCTTGGATATGGCAAACTCACAAGAAACCATATCAAAGCTATCTTGATG AACATTCTTCTAGGGGGAATCAATACTTCTGCAATAACCATGACTTGGGCAATGGCGGAACTCGCAAGAAACCCACGAGTGATGAAGAAAGTTCAATCCGAAATCAGAGAGCAGATAGGGAAAAGCAAAGAAGCAAGAGTCATAAGCTTAGATGAGACAGATAAACTCAAGTACTTGAAAATGGTGATCAAAGAAACATGGAGGTTACATCCAGTGTCACCTCTTCTAGTGGCAAGAGAAGTAATATCTGAGTTCAAGATCAACGGGTACACGATTCAACCAAAGACAAGGCTTCATGTCAACACATGGGGTACTGGACGCGATCCCCAGATATGGAAAGATCCAGAAGAGTTTATCCCAGAGAGGTTTATGGACCGTGACATTGAGGCAAATGGGCAACACTTTGAGTTGCTACCGTTTGGAGGTGGTCGAAGAATTTGTCCAGCAATGTACATGGGGGCGACAACAGTTGAGTTTGGTCTTGCGAATCTCTTGTATCAATTTGATTGGAAGATACCAGAAGGTGTTGAAGATATTGACATGGATGAAGCTTCTGGACTAACTTCCCATAAGAAACATGATCTTCTACTTGTTCCTGTGAAATCTTTAGATCTTTGA
- the LOC106328648 gene encoding uncharacterized protein LOC106328648 gives MGESQNLHLPLRNRSSLKKPLLIVLLVCTTSILLVCTYMYPQHKVKSLACEGLSTRGCQAALSGWLDVHVRKHTDEEVAARVVIRDILRTPPALTSKSKIAFMFLTPGTLPFEKLWDKFLQGQEGRFSVYIHPSRLRPVHISRHFSDREIHSDQVTWGRISMVDAERRLLANALEDPDNQHFVLLSESCIPLHTFDYTYRYLMQGNVSFIDSFEDRGPHGTGRHMDHMLPEIPRQDFRKGAQWFTMKRQHALIVMADNLYYSKFRQFCRPGVEANKNCIADEHYLPTFFHMLDPGGISNWSVTYVDWSERRWHPKTYRARDISLKFLKNITSDDVSVHVTSVGKRGEELRWPCTWNGIRRPCYLFARKFHSDSVNKLVRLFPNYTSTVV, from the exons ATGGGGGAGTCACAGAACCTGCACTTGCCTCTACGTAACCGCTCTTCTCTCAAGAAGCCTTTACTGATAGTTCTACTAGTCTGCACCACGAGCATCCTCTTGGTCTGCACTTACATGTACCCACAGCACAAAGTCAAGAGCCTCGCTTGCGAGGGCTTATCCACCAGAGGCTGCCAAGCTGCTCTCTCCGGATGGCTTGATGTTCACGTGAGGAAACACACTGACGAGGAAGTCGCGGCTCGAGTCGTGATCAGAGACATACTCAGAACTCCACCTGCTCTGACCTCTAAATCGAAGATAGCTTTCATGTTCTTGACCCCTGGGACTCTGCCGTTTGAGAAGCTGTGGGATAAGTTTCTCCAGGGTCAAGAAGGGAGGTTCAGTGTTTACATCCACCCGTCGAGGCTGAGACCGGTTCACATCAGCCGTCACTTTTCGGACCGGGAGATTCATAGTGATCAGGTCACGTGGGGGAGGATCTCTATGGTTGATGCTGAGAGACGGCTTCTTGCAAATGCTCTTGAGGATCCTGATAACCAACACTTTGTTCTTCTTTCTGAGAG CTGCATACCATTGCATACGTTTGACTACACTTATAGATATTTGATGCAGGGGAATGTCAGCTTCATTGATAG TTTTGAGGATCGTGGACCTCATGGGACAGGGAGACACATGGATCACATGTTACCTGAGATCCCAAGGCAAGATTTCAGAAAGGGTGCTCAG TGGTTCACAATGAAGCGTCAACACGCTTTGATAGTGATGGCTGATAATCTCTACTACTCTAAATTCCGCCAGTTCTGCAGA CCTGGGGTAGAAGCAAATAAGAACTGCATTGCGGATGAACATTACCTACCTACATTCTTCCAT ATGCTTGATCCGGGAGGAATCTCGAACTGGTCAGTCACATATGTTGATTGGTCTGAGCGTAGATGGCATCCAAAGACATACAGAGCTCGCGATATCTCACTCAAGTTCTTGAAAAATATCACG TCTGATGACGTGAGTGTACATGTGACAAGCGTTGGCAAG CGTGGAGAAGAGCTTCGTTGGCCATGTACATGGAACGGTATAAGAAGACCATGTTATCTATTCGCAAGGAAGTTCCACTCAGATTCTGTTAACAAACTTGTCAGACTCTTCCCAAACTACACCAGCACAGTGGTCTGA
- the LOC106335176 gene encoding 2-methoxy-6-polyprenyl-1,4-benzoquinol methylase, mitochondrial-like, producing MALRLLSRRTLGSRILSYRASLHSHATSFGFQQVKEEEKSKLVGNVFTNVASSYDIMNDVMSAGLHRLWKERLVGKLSPFAGMKHLDVAGGTGDVAFRIFDAVNSVKRRALRKVDEASLEETQIYVCDINPNMLNVGKQRAADRGLRDNKSLVWVEGDAEALSFDDNSMDGYTIAFGIRNVTHIEKALAEAYRVLKRGGRFLCLELSHVDIPVFKELYDLYSFQVIPNLGELIAGDRDSYQYLVESVRRFPPQERFAKMIGDAGFEKVEYENLVGGVVAIHSAIKL from the exons ATGGCACTTCGATTACTAAGCAGGAGGACGCTTGGGAGCAGGATTTTGAGCTACCGTGCCTCGCTTCATTCTCATGCCACAAGTTTTG GGTTTCAACAAGTAAAGGAAGAAGAGAAAAGCAAGTTGGTTGGCAACGTTTTCACCAATGTAGCTTCCAGTTATGATATTATGAATGATGTCATGAGCGCTGGCTTGCATAGGCTATGGAAGGAAAG ACTCGTTGGGAAGCTTAGCCCATTCGCAGGGATGAAGCATCTTGATGTAGCCGGTGGAACAG GTGATGTTGCGTTTAGGATCTTTGATGCTGTTAACAGTGTCAAACGAAGAGCGTTGCGGAAAGTTGACGAGGCTTCACTCGAAGAAACTCAGATCTACGTGTGTGACATTAATCCCAACATGTTGAACGTTGGGAAACAACGTGCTGCTGACAGAG GTTTAAGAGACAACAAGTCACTCGTATGGGTCGAAGGAGATGCAGAGGCCTTGAGTTTCGATGACAATTCAATGGATGGATACACTATTGCATTTGGAATAAGGAATGTCACACACATCGAAAAGGCTCTCGCAGAGGCTTATAG GGTACTAAAACGAGGAGGGAGATTCTTGTGCCTTGAGCTCAGCCATGTAGACATTCCAGTCTTCAAAGAACT ATACGATTTGTATTCGTTCCAGGTAATTCCTAACTTAGGGGAACTAATTGCCGGTGACCGGGATTCTTACCAGTACTTGGTTGAGAGTGTTCGTCGGTTTCCTCCTCAG GAGCGGTTTGCAAAGATGATAGGGGATGCAGGATTTGAGAAGGTAGAGTACGAGAACCTTGTTGGTGGAGTTGTCGCCATCCACTCTGCCATAAAGCTCTGA
- the LOC106332501 gene encoding cytochrome P450 81F1-like, protein MDYVLVLLPIVLFLLAYKFLFSTKTKRYNLPPGPTPFPIVGNLHLVKPPVHRLFRNFAAKYGEIFSLRYGSRQVVVISSLHLVRECFTGQSDVILTNRPHFLTAKYVAYDYTTIGTAAYGDHWRNLRRICSLEILSSHRLTGLLSVRRDEIQRLLTRLSRDYNGHVVELEPLLADLTFNNIVRMVTGRRYYGDQVHNEEEANLFKKLVTEINDNSGASHPGDYLPILKVFGHGYEKKVKALGEAMDTFLQRLLDDCRRDGESNTMLSHLLSLQQDQPMYYSDVIIKGLMLSMMLAGTDTAAVTLEWAMANLLNNPEVLKKAKAEIDVKIGQERLVDEPDIVNLPYLQNIVSETFRLCPAAPLLVPRSPSEDLKIGGYDVPRGSIVIVNSWAIHRDPKLWDEPEKFMPERFEDKEAANTNKLMMFGNGRRTCPGAALGQRMVSLALGSLIQCFDWEKVNGEKIDMTENSGMAMRKLVPLRAVCYQRPIMASLFA, encoded by the exons ATGGATTACGTTTTGGTTTTGTTGCCAATCGTATTGTTTCTATTAGCTTACAAATTCTTATTCTCAACCAAAACCAAGCGTTACAATCTCCCACCAGGACCAACTCCCTTTCCCATCGTCGGCAATCTCCACCTCGTGAAACCGCCGGTCCACCGTCTCTTCCGCAACTTTGCGGCAAAATATGGCGAAATCTTCTCCCTACGTTACGGCTCTCGCCAAGTCGTCGTGATATCTTCTTTGCATCTCGTCAGAGAATGCTTCACCGGTCAGAGCGACGTCATTTTAACAAACCGGCCGCATTTTCTGACCGCCAAATACGTCGCCTACGACTATACCACGATCGGAACCGCCGCTTACGGCGACCATTGGCGTAATCTCCGCCGTATTTGCTCTCTTGAGATCCTTTCCTCTCACCGTCTCACCGGACTCCTCTCCGTTCGTAGAGACGAGATCCAACGGTTGCTCACGAGACTCTCGCGTGACTATAATGGCCATGTCGTTGAGCTTGAGCCTCTTCTTGCAGATTTAACTTTCAATAATATTGTCCGTATGGTCACAGGAAGACGCTACTACGGAGACCAG GTTCACAACGAGGAAGAGGCGAATCTATTCAAGAAATTAGTGACAGAGATCAACGACAATAGTGGTGCGAGCCATCCAGGAGATTATCTACCGATTCTCAAAGTTTTTGGCCACGGCTACGAGAAGAAAGTGAAAGCACTTGGCGAAGCCATGGACACTTTCTTGCAGCGGCTACTCGATGATTGCCGAAGAGATGGGGAAAGCAACACAATGCTTAGTCATTTGTTGTCTTTACAACAAGACCAACCCATGTACTACAGTGACGTCATCATCAAAGGCCTCATGCTC AGTATGATGCTTGCGGGGACGGATACTGCAGCCGTGACGCTAGAATGGGCCATGGCGAATTTGTTAAACAACCCTGAAGTGTTGAAGAAGGCAAAGGCCGAGATAGACGTTAAGATCGGACAAGAACGTTTAGTCGACGAGCCGGACATTGTGAATCTCCCTTATCTCCAAAACATAGTCTCCGAGACTTTTAGGCTGTGTCCTGCCGCACCACTCCTTGTCCCGCGTTCTCCTTCTGAAGATCTCAAGATTGGTGGATACGACGTGCCACGTGGCTCTATCGTAATAGTGAACTCTTGGGCCATACATAGAGACCCGAAGCTCTGGGATGAGCCCGAGAAGTTCATGCCCGAGCGGTTCGAAGACAAAGAAGCGGCGAACACTAATAAGCTGATGATGTTTGGGAATGGACGAAGGACGTGTCCGGGTGCGGCTTTGGGACAAAGGATGGTGTCGTTGGCTTTAGGATCGTTGATTCAATGCTTTGACTGGGAAAAAGTCAACGGTGAGAAGATTGATATGACCGAGAATTCTGGAATGGCTATGCGTAAGCTCGTGCCGTTACGAGCCGTTTGTTATCAGCGTCCCATTATGGCTAGTCTCTTTGCTTAA
- the LOC106329753 gene encoding uncharacterized protein LOC106329753, giving the protein MIENHQMEVNHHAPDVVMWRKNETEYCRQFFTAETWQRIRIHGGLKEWSEVVWFQLGVPRFAFITWLAIRNRLSTGERTGAWGQPQGCLFCGEPNETRDHLFFACPYTYTLWLEVVGTLLGRPPDPDWESTLELLTTHSYGRLEYLLVRLVFQTAIYIIWRERNDRKHLKKPKLPSQLARIVDKTVRNRITSTGYATKPRLRGLMQVWFLAHT; this is encoded by the coding sequence ATGATTGAGAATCATCAGATGGAAGTTAATCACCACGCTCCTGACGTGGTCATGTGGAGGAAAAATGAAACCGAGTATTGCAGACAATTTTTCACAGCAGAGACATGGCAAAGAATTCGGATTCATGGTGGTCTCAAGGAGTGGAGTGAAGTTGTGTGGTTCCAATTGGGAGTGCCGAGGTTTGCGTTTATTACTTGGCTGGCGATAAGGAATAGGCTCTCCACCGGCGAGCGCACAGGAGCTTGGGGCCAACCACAAGGATGTCTCTTTTGTGGAGAGCCAAATGAGACAAGAGATCACTTGTTTTTTGCGTGCCCCTACACATACACTCTATGGCTTGAAGTTGTTGGCACTCTGCTAGGGAGACCACCTGATCCTGACTGGGAGAGCACTCTTGAACTTCTTACTACCCATAGCTATGGGCGACTTGAGTATCTGTTGGTAAGGCTGGTTTTTCAAACTGCAATATATATAATCTGGAGGGAGAGAAACGATCGGAAGCATCTGAAGAAGCCAAAGTTGCCGAGTCAATTGGCTAGGATTGTGGACAAAACAGTTAGAAACAGAATAACTTCTACTGGTTATGCGACGAAGCCTCGGCTGAGAGGGCTCATGCAAGTCTGGTTCTTAGCTCATACGTAG